One region of Mycolicibacterium lutetiense genomic DNA includes:
- a CDS encoding lysophospholipid acyltransferase family protein, which yields MTTATREHSWLPRASCDGSCVHAGSADAGRRFVVWIRTTVRVVIAVLLAPGVPLLAVPIPGRTHVQRFYCRLMLRCFGVRIALSGGPIRNLKGVLVVSGHVSWLDIFTIGAVLPGSFVARADLVEWPALGRLARVMKVIPIDRGSLRRLPAVVHTVAARLRAGHTVVAFPEGTTWCGLAYGPFRPAMFQAAIDAGRPVQPLRLVYRHRDGRPSTIPAFVGDDTLLRSVRRVITARRTVCHVHVGSLQLPGDDRRALAGRCEAVVRGHQELPEASAHILAA from the coding sequence ATGACCACCGCCACGCGGGAGCATTCCTGGCTGCCCAGGGCATCGTGCGACGGCAGTTGCGTTCACGCCGGCAGCGCCGACGCCGGTCGCCGCTTCGTGGTCTGGATCCGCACCACGGTTCGGGTGGTGATCGCTGTGCTGTTGGCGCCCGGAGTGCCGCTGCTGGCGGTGCCGATACCGGGCCGCACGCACGTGCAGCGGTTCTACTGCCGGTTGATGTTGCGCTGCTTCGGGGTTCGAATCGCCTTGTCGGGTGGACCCATCCGCAATCTGAAGGGCGTACTCGTGGTCAGCGGTCACGTGTCGTGGCTGGACATCTTCACGATCGGGGCAGTGTTGCCAGGCTCCTTCGTGGCCCGTGCCGATCTGGTGGAATGGCCCGCGTTGGGTCGACTGGCCCGCGTGATGAAGGTGATCCCGATCGACCGGGGCAGCCTGCGCCGGTTGCCCGCCGTGGTGCACACCGTGGCCGCACGGCTGCGCGCCGGGCACACCGTGGTGGCATTCCCGGAGGGCACCACCTGGTGCGGACTGGCCTACGGCCCGTTCCGGCCGGCGATGTTCCAGGCCGCGATCGACGCGGGCCGGCCGGTGCAGCCGCTGCGGCTGGTCTACCGCCACCGCGACGGTCGACCGTCGACGATTCCGGCCTTCGTGGGGGACGACACCCTGTTGCGGTCCGTGCGTCGGGTCATCACAGCACGTCGCACCGTGTGCCATGTCCACGTCGGGTCGCTGCAGCTGCCCGGAGACGACCGCCGGGCACTGGCCGGACGCTGCGAAGCAGTGGTGCGGGGCCACCAGGAGCTTCCTGAAGCTTCCGCGC
- a CDS encoding GNAT family N-acetyltransferase, with the protein MSTTSVLIAADHTDSAAPDAPRYTLLLHPFRASRARAADHELIEAAQRLRHDVFTSEPGFTLPEAIDGRDADRFDEHCDHLLVREDRTGELVGCYRMLPPPGAIAAGGLYTATEFDVRGLDALRPSLVEMGRAVVRNDHRNGAVVLLMWAGILAYLERAGYDYVTGCVSVPVAGNADGPPGTQIRGVRDFVRRRHAAPAEHTVFPYRPVVLDGRTLDDIDPPSRTTVPPLMRGYLRLGAQVCGEPAHDPGFGVGDFPALLDKRNADVRYLKRLRSVSAAADMVDGIAGDAS; encoded by the coding sequence ATGAGCACTACATCTGTACTCATCGCCGCTGATCACACCGACAGCGCGGCGCCCGATGCGCCCCGCTACACCCTCCTGCTTCATCCGTTTCGCGCCTCACGTGCGCGGGCCGCCGACCACGAACTCATCGAAGCCGCCCAGCGGCTCCGGCACGACGTGTTCACCTCGGAACCCGGATTCACCCTGCCCGAGGCGATCGACGGACGTGACGCCGACAGGTTCGACGAGCACTGTGACCACCTGCTGGTACGGGAGGACCGCACCGGTGAGCTGGTGGGTTGCTACCGGATGCTGCCGCCGCCCGGCGCCATTGCTGCGGGCGGGCTGTACACCGCCACCGAGTTCGACGTGCGCGGTCTGGATGCGCTGAGGCCCTCGCTGGTCGAGATGGGCCGTGCGGTGGTGCGAAACGATCACCGCAACGGCGCCGTCGTACTCCTCATGTGGGCGGGAATCCTGGCCTACCTCGAGCGCGCCGGGTACGACTACGTGACGGGCTGCGTATCGGTGCCGGTCGCAGGCAATGCGGACGGCCCACCGGGAACCCAGATCCGCGGGGTCCGTGACTTCGTGCGGCGCCGCCACGCGGCACCCGCGGAGCACACGGTGTTCCCGTACCGGCCGGTGGTGCTGGATGGCCGAACGCTCGACGACATCGACCCACCGTCGCGGACCACGGTGCCGCCACTGATGCGCGGCTATCTGCGCCTCGGTGCGCAGGTGTGCGGAGAACCTGCCCACGACCCCGGCTTCGGGGTGGGAGATTTCCCGGCCCTGCTGGACAAACGCAACGCGGACGTCCGCTACCTCAAGCGCCTGCGTTCGGTCTCGGCTGCCGCCGACATGGTCGACGGGATAGCCGGAGACGCGTCATGA
- a CDS encoding nitroreductase, with the protein MAEFGDVVRSRRSSRKFLPDKTVPQELLEEALALAIRAPSNSNTQPWHVFFATGERRVRLVDALLAAVEAAPPAIGSAGLPPQFAHLRKESGALVYGAMGIARDDAEGRWAAQLRNWEFFHAPVAGVVCMHRDFTNVDAMGVGMFLQTLLLALNERGIGSCVQVSISFYPDVLREQLGIPDDLTVLCGMSIGYADPDFPANNLDTPRNPISENVVFLGA; encoded by the coding sequence ATGGCCGAGTTCGGAGACGTCGTCCGGTCGCGGCGGTCGTCGCGGAAGTTCTTGCCGGACAAAACTGTTCCGCAAGAACTGCTCGAAGAGGCACTCGCACTGGCGATCCGGGCGCCGTCGAACTCCAACACCCAGCCCTGGCACGTGTTCTTCGCCACCGGTGAGCGGCGCGTCCGATTGGTCGACGCGCTGCTCGCCGCGGTCGAGGCCGCACCGCCGGCGATAGGCTCGGCGGGACTGCCGCCGCAGTTCGCCCACCTGCGCAAGGAAAGCGGGGCCCTGGTCTACGGAGCCATGGGGATCGCCCGCGACGACGCCGAGGGACGATGGGCGGCCCAGCTCCGCAACTGGGAATTCTTCCACGCGCCCGTCGCCGGGGTGGTCTGCATGCATCGCGATTTCACCAACGTCGATGCGATGGGGGTCGGGATGTTTCTGCAGACCCTGCTGCTGGCGTTGAACGAACGGGGTATCGGCAGTTGCGTGCAGGTGTCGATCTCGTTCTATCCGGACGTCTTGCGTGAACAACTCGGCATCCCCGACGATCTGACGGTCCTGTGCGGGATGTCCATCGGCTATGCCGACCCGGATTTCCCCGCCAACAACCTGGACACACCACGCAATCCGATCAGTGAGAACGTGGTGTTCCTCGGCGCGTGA
- a CDS encoding cupin domain-containing protein encodes MPVSAEREQALHDAMTVIDCVTPPFIPPNAEVMTTIIEWPAGSPGAPPHRHPAGPAFGYVLEGEMLFELEGEAPRVVKAGEAFWEPGGDIIHYSDANNRDDVALRFLVNMLCVPGQPMLVIVEDDELEARKDRRVR; translated from the coding sequence ATGCCTGTTTCGGCTGAGCGCGAGCAGGCGCTTCATGATGCGATGACCGTGATCGATTGCGTGACGCCGCCGTTCATCCCGCCGAACGCCGAGGTGATGACGACGATCATCGAGTGGCCGGCCGGCTCACCAGGGGCACCTCCGCACCGGCATCCCGCCGGACCCGCCTTCGGCTACGTGCTCGAGGGCGAGATGCTCTTCGAGTTGGAGGGCGAGGCTCCGCGGGTGGTCAAGGCCGGAGAGGCCTTCTGGGAGCCGGGTGGCGACATCATCCACTACTCGGACGCCAACAACCGCGACGATGTTGCGCTGCGTTTCCTCGTCAACATGCTGTGCGTGCCCGGTCAACCGATGCTTGTCATCGTCGAGGATGACGAACTGGAGGCCCGTAAGGACCGGCGAGTGCGCTGA
- a CDS encoding SDR family oxidoreductase yields MKITVIGASGQIGSRVVRLLTEAGHDVVAASLSSGANVLTGEGLVEALTGADALVDVVNSPSFEDGPVMDFFATSSRNLAAAAKETGVGHYVALSIVGTDGLPDSGYMRAKVAQEKNITDSGLPYTIVRATQFQEFAEAITGSLVVGDEIRVPDARIQLISVDDVAAEVAKVAQAAPLNGIVNIGGPDKFSFADMARAVLAKQGDDKPVVVDPQATYFGTAVDEDSLVTGDDGILGETRWADWIAVR; encoded by the coding sequence ATGAAGATCACAGTCATAGGTGCCAGCGGGCAGATCGGCTCGCGGGTGGTGAGGTTGCTCACCGAGGCCGGTCACGACGTGGTAGCTGCCTCCCTGTCATCAGGCGCCAACGTTCTCACCGGTGAGGGGCTGGTTGAGGCGCTCACCGGCGCCGACGCGCTCGTCGACGTGGTCAACTCGCCCTCGTTCGAGGACGGTCCCGTGATGGACTTCTTCGCCACGTCCTCACGGAATCTGGCGGCCGCTGCGAAGGAGACCGGTGTCGGGCACTACGTCGCCCTGTCGATCGTGGGCACCGACGGCCTGCCGGACAGCGGCTACATGCGGGCCAAGGTGGCCCAGGAGAAGAACATCACCGATTCCGGGCTGCCGTACACAATCGTGCGGGCCACGCAGTTCCAGGAATTCGCCGAGGCCATCACCGGGTCACTGGTGGTCGGCGACGAGATCCGGGTCCCCGACGCGCGGATCCAGCTGATCTCGGTCGACGACGTCGCCGCCGAGGTGGCCAAGGTGGCGCAGGCCGCGCCGCTCAATGGGATCGTCAACATCGGTGGGCCCGACAAGTTCTCGTTCGCCGACATGGCCCGCGCGGTGCTCGCCAAGCAGGGTGACGACAAGCCGGTCGTGGTCGATCCACAGGCAACCTATTTCGGCACTGCCGTCGACGAGGACAGCCTGGTGACCGGCGATGACGGGATCCTCGGTGAAACCCGTTGGGCCGACTGGATTGCGGTTCGCTGA
- a CDS encoding NDMA-dependent alcohol dehydrogenase, with product MRSRAAIIRDAGGDWSVEEFELDPPRAGEVLLQMAAAGLCHSDDHIRTGFLSAPKGAALPVMPPTIGGHEGSAVVLDVGPGVTRFTPGDHVVTSFLAVCGQCRWCTSGTEYLCDVGAGTLIPGMPTDGTFRHHSLSGEQLRHTSKIGAFAEHTVVAADSLVKIDPDLPLTSSALLSCAVPTGYGSMVHRAGVRAGDTVVVVGAGGIGTPAIQGAHLCGATRVVAVDPVAFKRDSAVTFGATHTAPSVSDALELVRDLTRGVMADAVVVAPSTIGDGDVAGALALTRKGGICVLTGMAAPSTGAVPLDLQDLILMNKTLCGTLFGSCNPRTEIAALAQLYRDGKLKLDEMITRRYRLDDINDAFDDLLGGRVIRAVIDFSL from the coding sequence ATGAGGAGCCGGGCCGCGATCATCCGTGACGCCGGCGGGGACTGGTCGGTGGAAGAATTCGAGCTCGACCCACCGCGCGCCGGCGAGGTGCTGCTGCAGATGGCGGCCGCCGGCCTCTGCCACTCCGACGACCACATCCGCACCGGCTTTCTCTCTGCGCCGAAAGGGGCTGCGCTGCCGGTCATGCCGCCGACGATCGGCGGCCACGAAGGTTCGGCGGTGGTGCTCGACGTAGGGCCGGGTGTCACCCGGTTTACTCCCGGAGACCACGTGGTTACGTCCTTCCTGGCGGTCTGCGGGCAATGCCGATGGTGCACAAGCGGTACCGAGTACCTGTGCGACGTCGGCGCGGGCACCCTGATACCGGGGATGCCCACCGACGGGACCTTCCGCCATCACAGCCTGTCCGGTGAGCAATTGCGGCACACTTCGAAGATCGGCGCGTTCGCCGAACACACTGTGGTGGCAGCTGATTCGCTGGTGAAGATCGACCCGGACCTACCGCTGACATCCAGCGCCCTGTTGTCCTGCGCGGTGCCCACCGGCTACGGCTCAATGGTGCACCGGGCCGGTGTGCGGGCCGGGGACACCGTGGTGGTCGTCGGCGCCGGGGGTATCGGCACTCCGGCCATCCAGGGTGCACATCTATGCGGTGCGACCCGGGTGGTCGCCGTCGATCCGGTGGCGTTCAAGCGGGATTCCGCGGTCACTTTCGGCGCCACCCATACCGCTCCGAGCGTGTCCGACGCGCTCGAGCTGGTCCGGGACCTGACCCGCGGCGTGATGGCCGACGCGGTGGTGGTGGCACCGTCGACGATCGGTGACGGCGATGTCGCCGGTGCCCTGGCCCTGACCCGCAAGGGCGGCATCTGTGTGCTTACGGGCATGGCCGCGCCGTCGACCGGGGCCGTACCACTCGACCTGCAGGACCTCATCCTGATGAACAAAACCCTGTGCGGCACCCTGTTCGGGTCGTGCAATCCGCGCACCGAAATCGCCGCCCTGGCACAGCTCTATCGTGACGGCAAGCTCAAGCTCGATGAGATGATCACCAGGCGCTACCGGCTCGACGACATCAACGACGCCTTCGACGACCTGCTGGGCGGCCGGGTGATCCGGGCCGTCATCGACTTCTCGCTCTGA
- a CDS encoding alpha/beta hydrolase — protein MTTELDPGLQAELGPIMAASAQMDKPEVGDVLTRRRYARAMFEHLASARAAVPQVEVTEYVTVAEDGTEMTLHWYRLADTSGPGSAALYLHGGGMIYGLDEVGALYDSVVRGYVAASGVPMLVPDYRVAPEHPHPSPVQDCYAGLVWLADHADELGVDPGRLAVMGDSAGGGLAAGVCLLARDRGGPSIARQLLIYPMLDDRTPAPDSALASLLTWSYDDNITGWQALLSGTAGTDGLVAYGAPARAGDLSGLPPTYLDVGDLDLFHDETNRYAAALTAAGVPTELHVTPGCPHAFEILAPDVPVSKRIVAERVRRLRSV, from the coding sequence GTGACTACGGAACTCGATCCCGGTCTGCAGGCTGAACTGGGTCCGATCATGGCCGCGAGCGCGCAGATGGACAAGCCCGAAGTCGGCGATGTCCTGACTCGGCGGAGGTATGCCCGGGCCATGTTCGAGCACCTGGCGTCCGCGCGGGCGGCGGTACCGCAGGTCGAGGTGACCGAATACGTGACGGTCGCCGAGGACGGCACCGAGATGACGTTGCACTGGTATCGGCTCGCCGACACCAGCGGACCCGGCAGTGCGGCCTTGTACCTGCACGGCGGCGGCATGATCTATGGCCTGGATGAGGTTGGTGCCCTTTACGATTCGGTGGTCCGCGGATATGTCGCGGCCTCGGGGGTACCGATGCTGGTGCCGGATTACCGGGTGGCCCCGGAGCATCCGCACCCATCGCCCGTGCAGGACTGCTACGCCGGGCTGGTCTGGCTGGCCGACCACGCCGACGAACTCGGCGTCGACCCGGGGCGGCTCGCGGTGATGGGGGACAGCGCGGGCGGGGGACTGGCAGCCGGGGTGTGTCTGCTGGCCCGCGACCGCGGCGGTCCGTCGATCGCACGACAACTACTGATCTACCCGATGCTGGATGACCGCACCCCGGCGCCCGATTCGGCCCTGGCGTCGCTGCTGACCTGGAGTTACGACGACAACATCACCGGCTGGCAGGCCCTGCTCAGCGGGACGGCCGGAACCGACGGGCTGGTGGCCTACGGCGCCCCGGCCCGCGCCGGTGACCTGTCCGGTTTACCGCCGACGTATCTCGACGTCGGCGACCTCGATCTGTTCCACGACGAAACCAACCGCTACGCCGCCGCACTCACCGCCGCCGGGGTACCGACCGAGCTGCATGTCACGCCGGGATGCCCACATGCCTTCGAAATACTGGCGCCCGACGTCCCGGTGTCGAAACGGATTGTCGCCGAGCGGGTCCGCCGACTCCGGTCGGTGTAG
- a CDS encoding aldehyde dehydrogenase encodes MNSALLIEGALVPASGGNTFATINPATETVLGRAADADADDMDRAIGAARAAFDDTDWSRDTALRVHCLRQLRDALNDEIEQLRSITVAEVGAPVSLTYGGQLQMPVDGLGYVADLAEAYAWTTDLGPAAPFGKPTGRTVVREPCGVVGAVTPWNFPHQINFAKLGPALAAGNAVVLKPAPDTPWCAAEVGRIIHDHTDFPPGVINIVTSGDHRVGAQLTEDPRVDLVSFTGSTATGRAVMVAASHTIKRVFLELGGKSAYVVLDDADLPAACASAAAGVAMHAGQGCAFTTRLLVPRARYDEAVEAASTAMSGIGFGDPTDPATLCGPLISARQRDRVEGYLKIALAEGGRFGCGGGRPVEPSSGFYIEPTVIAGLGNDARVAREEIFGPVLTVIAHDGDADAVRIANDSPYGLSGAVVGTDQDRVDWVASRLRTGTINVNGGVWYSPDAPFGGYKQSGIGREMGLAGFEEYLETKLIAKGVQ; translated from the coding sequence ATGAACAGTGCGCTGCTGATCGAGGGCGCGTTGGTACCGGCGTCCGGCGGCAACACGTTCGCCACCATCAACCCGGCCACCGAGACGGTGTTGGGGCGGGCCGCCGACGCCGACGCCGACGATATGGACCGTGCCATCGGTGCGGCCCGCGCTGCGTTCGACGACACCGATTGGTCTCGGGACACCGCATTGCGGGTGCATTGCCTGCGGCAGCTACGGGATGCGCTCAACGACGAGATCGAGCAGTTGCGCAGCATCACGGTGGCCGAGGTCGGCGCACCGGTGTCGTTGACCTACGGCGGCCAACTACAGATGCCGGTCGATGGTCTGGGGTATGTCGCCGATCTCGCCGAGGCCTATGCATGGACAACCGATCTCGGCCCGGCGGCACCGTTCGGCAAGCCGACCGGGCGCACAGTGGTGCGGGAACCGTGCGGGGTGGTCGGGGCGGTCACGCCGTGGAACTTTCCGCATCAGATCAACTTCGCGAAGCTCGGCCCGGCGTTGGCCGCCGGCAACGCCGTGGTGCTCAAACCGGCTCCGGACACCCCGTGGTGCGCTGCCGAAGTCGGCCGGATCATCCATGATCACACCGACTTTCCGCCCGGTGTGATCAATATCGTCACCTCGGGGGATCACCGGGTCGGGGCTCAGCTGACCGAGGATCCGCGGGTGGATCTGGTGTCATTCACCGGGTCGACGGCAACGGGCCGGGCGGTCATGGTGGCGGCGTCGCACACCATCAAGAGGGTGTTCCTGGAACTCGGCGGCAAGTCCGCCTACGTGGTGTTGGACGACGCCGACCTGCCCGCGGCCTGTGCGTCCGCGGCCGCCGGTGTTGCGATGCACGCCGGGCAGGGCTGTGCCTTCACCACCAGGCTGCTGGTGCCCCGGGCCCGCTACGACGAGGCGGTTGAGGCGGCATCGACGGCCATGTCCGGCATCGGTTTCGGCGATCCCACCGACCCGGCAACCCTGTGCGGTCCGTTGATCTCGGCGCGACAGCGGGACCGCGTCGAGGGCTACCTTAAGATCGCGCTCGCCGAGGGTGGCCGGTTCGGCTGCGGCGGTGGACGACCGGTGGAGCCAAGTTCCGGCTTCTACATCGAACCGACGGTGATCGCCGGACTCGGCAACGATGCGCGGGTGGCCCGCGAAGAGATTTTCGGACCGGTGCTCACGGTCATCGCCCACGACGGCGACGCCGACGCGGTGCGCATCGCCAATGATTCGCCGTACGGCCTGTCCGGCGCGGTGGTCGGCACCGACCAGGACCGGGTCGACTGGGTGGCGTCGCGGCTGCGCACCGGAACGATCAACGTCAATGGCGGCGTGTGGTATTCGCCGGACGCGCCGTTCGGCGGCTATAAGCAGTCCGGGATCGGCCGGGAGATGGGCCTGGCGGGCTTCGAAGAATATCTGGAAACCAAACTGATCGCCAAAGGAGTGCAGTGA
- a CDS encoding flavin-containing monooxygenase: protein MAHDGSPDDGGTTFDPDALRSRYARERERRLRADGIGQYLEVAGRFAGFGEDPWAQPGFTREPVTDEVDVAIIGAGFGGLLTGARLRQLGVTDLRLIDKAADVGGTWYWNRYPGIACDVESYVYMPLLEELGYVPTEKYAKGAEIFAHCRAIAEHFDLYRNACLQTEVQHIRWDSTDSRWLISTNHGDAIRARFVSMANGYLQKPKLPGIDGIAEFAGHAFHTSRWDYTYTGASLENLADKRVGIVGTGATAIQCVPRLAPAVGELFVFQRTPSTVDVRANAPTDPGWAASLVPGWQHQRMENFQILTAGGQADEDLVADAWTSLAKAMPIAKEGTDPQASTAELADFAKMEQIRARVDALVADPVTAEALKPWYGYYCKRPCFHDEYLQSFNRGNVSLVDTQGRGVERINASGVVVDGVEYPLDCLIFATGFEVGTDYTRRTGFEVTGRDGRTLTDKWSSGVRTLHGLHVNGFPNCFIASIAQSGFTVNFPYLIDTQSRHTAWVIAWALKHGVTAVEATADAEAAWVDTVVARSGVISGRRGSCTPGYYNREGQASARLNQDSFFFGSPTEYADILCAWRDAASGEGAGGAEALEGMDITCR, encoded by the coding sequence ATGGCCCACGACGGGAGCCCGGACGACGGCGGCACCACGTTCGACCCGGATGCGTTGCGCAGCCGGTACGCCCGGGAACGTGAGCGGCGGTTACGTGCCGACGGTATCGGGCAGTATCTGGAGGTTGCCGGTCGGTTTGCCGGCTTCGGTGAAGATCCTTGGGCCCAGCCGGGTTTCACCCGCGAACCGGTGACCGATGAGGTCGACGTCGCGATCATCGGGGCCGGTTTCGGCGGGCTCCTCACCGGCGCCCGGTTGCGGCAGCTGGGCGTCACGGATCTGCGGCTGATCGACAAAGCCGCCGATGTCGGCGGGACCTGGTACTGGAACCGGTACCCGGGGATCGCCTGCGACGTCGAGTCCTACGTGTACATGCCGCTGCTGGAAGAGCTGGGCTATGTGCCGACCGAGAAATACGCCAAGGGCGCCGAGATCTTCGCGCACTGCCGGGCCATCGCCGAGCACTTCGACCTGTACCGCAATGCCTGCCTGCAGACCGAGGTGCAGCACATCCGTTGGGATTCCACCGATTCTCGCTGGCTGATCTCCACCAACCACGGCGACGCCATCCGGGCGCGGTTCGTCTCGATGGCCAACGGCTATCTGCAGAAGCCGAAACTGCCGGGCATCGACGGCATCGCCGAGTTCGCCGGGCACGCCTTCCACACCAGCCGATGGGATTACACGTACACCGGCGCCAGTTTGGAGAACCTGGCCGACAAGCGGGTCGGCATCGTCGGTACCGGTGCGACCGCGATCCAGTGCGTGCCGCGACTGGCACCTGCGGTCGGGGAGCTGTTCGTGTTCCAGCGCACCCCGTCCACGGTCGACGTACGGGCCAACGCACCGACCGATCCGGGCTGGGCCGCTTCGCTGGTGCCCGGGTGGCAGCACCAGCGGATGGAGAACTTCCAGATCCTGACCGCCGGCGGCCAGGCCGACGAGGACCTGGTCGCCGATGCCTGGACCAGCCTGGCGAAAGCCATGCCGATCGCCAAGGAAGGTACCGATCCGCAGGCTTCGACGGCGGAACTGGCTGACTTCGCCAAGATGGAACAGATCCGGGCGCGGGTCGATGCGCTGGTGGCCGACCCGGTCACCGCTGAGGCCCTCAAACCGTGGTACGGCTACTACTGCAAGCGGCCCTGCTTCCACGACGAGTATCTGCAGTCATTCAATCGGGGCAACGTCAGCCTGGTCGACACCCAGGGCCGCGGAGTCGAGCGGATCAATGCATCCGGGGTTGTCGTCGACGGTGTCGAATACCCGTTGGACTGCCTGATTTTCGCCACCGGATTCGAGGTGGGCACCGACTACACCCGGCGCACGGGGTTCGAGGTGACCGGCCGCGACGGAAGAACATTGACCGACAAGTGGTCCTCCGGGGTACGCACGCTGCATGGATTACACGTCAACGGGTTTCCGAACTGTTTCATCGCCAGCATCGCGCAGTCCGGCTTCACGGTGAACTTCCCGTACCTGATCGACACCCAGTCGCGACACACCGCATGGGTGATCGCCTGGGCCCTCAAACACGGCGTCACCGCGGTCGAGGCGACCGCGGATGCCGAGGCGGCCTGGGTGGATACCGTGGTGGCACGGTCGGGTGTCATCTCCGGCCGGCGTGGATCCTGTACCCCCGGTTATTACAACCGTGAGGGGCAGGCCAGCGCCCGGTTGAACCAGGACAGCTTCTTCTTCGGCAGTCCCACCGAATACGCCGACATCCTCTGCGCCTGGCGGGACGCCGCATCCGGTGAAGGAGCGGGTGGCGCCGAAGCCCTTGAGGGAATGGACATCACGTGCCGATGA
- a CDS encoding electron transfer flavoprotein subunit alpha/FixB family protein yields the protein MAEVLVLAEHSEGALKKVSAELITAARVLGEPAAVVVGKPGTAAPLIDGLKAAGAAKIYVAESDDAESYLVTPVVDVLAGLAESAAPAGVIIAATADGKEIAARLAARIGSGLLVDVVEVREGAVGIHSIFGGAFTVEAQVTSDTPVITVRPGAIEAAPADGAGEVVNVEVPAQAENATKITKREPVVAGDRPELTEASVVVAGGRGVGSAESFSVVEELADSLGAAVGASRAAVDSGYYPGQFQVGQTGKTVSPQLYIALGISGAIQHRAGMQTSKTIIAVNKDEEAPIFEIADLGIVGDLFKVSPQLTEAIKARKG from the coding sequence ATGGCTGAAGTACTTGTGCTCGCTGAGCACTCCGAAGGTGCATTGAAAAAGGTCAGCGCCGAGCTCATCACCGCCGCCCGCGTGCTGGGTGAGCCCGCCGCCGTCGTGGTGGGCAAGCCGGGCACCGCTGCTCCGCTGATCGACGGCCTGAAGGCCGCCGGTGCGGCCAAGATCTACGTCGCCGAGTCCGACGACGCAGAGAGCTACCTGGTCACCCCCGTCGTCGACGTGCTGGCCGGGCTGGCCGAGTCGGCCGCGCCCGCCGGCGTGATCATTGCCGCCACCGCAGACGGCAAGGAAATCGCCGCTCGCCTGGCCGCGCGCATCGGCTCGGGCCTGCTGGTCGACGTCGTCGAGGTCCGCGAAGGTGCGGTGGGCATCCACAGCATCTTCGGTGGCGCCTTCACGGTCGAGGCTCAGGTCACCAGTGACACCCCGGTGATCACCGTGCGTCCGGGTGCCATCGAGGCCGCCCCGGCCGACGGTGCCGGCGAGGTCGTCAACGTCGAGGTCCCGGCCCAGGCCGAGAACGCGACCAAGATCACCAAGCGCGAGCCCGTCGTCGCCGGTGACCGCCCCGAACTCACCGAGGCCAGCGTTGTGGTCGCCGGTGGTCGTGGTGTGGGCAGCGCCGAGAGCTTCTCGGTCGTCGAGGAGCTGGCCGATTCGCTGGGCGCCGCCGTCGGCGCCTCCCGCGCCGCGGTCGACTCGGGTTACTACCCGGGCCAGTTCCAGGTCGGCCAGACGGGTAAGACCGTGTCGCCGCAGCTGTACATCGCGCTGGGCATCTCCGGAGCGATCCAGCACCGCGCCGGCATGCAGACGTCGAAGACGATCATCGCGGTGAACAAGGACGAGGAAGCTCCGATCTTCGAGATCGCCGACCTCGGCATCGTCGGTGACCTGTTCAAGGTCAGCCCGCAGCTGACCGAGGCGATCAAGGCCCGCAAGGGATAG
- a CDS encoding electron transfer flavoprotein subunit beta/FixA family protein → MTNIVVLIKQVPDTWSERKLSDGDFTLDREAADAVLDEINERAVEEALLIKEREGGDSTVTVLTAGPERATEAIRKALSMGADKAVHLKDDGLHGSDVIQTGWALARALGTIEGTELVIAGNEATDGVGGAVPAVIAEYLGLPQLTHVRKLTVEGGKVTAERETDEGVFSLEASLPAVISVNEKINEPRFPSFKGIMAAKKKEVTVLTLAEIGVEADEVGVANAGSKVLASTPKPPKTAGEKVADEGDGGTKIAEYLVAQKLI, encoded by the coding sequence ATGACGAACATCGTGGTCCTGATCAAACAGGTCCCAGACACTTGGTCGGAGCGCAAGCTGTCCGACGGCGATTTCACCCTCGACCGCGAGGCTGCCGACGCCGTGCTCGACGAGATCAACGAGCGCGCCGTGGAAGAGGCGCTGTTGATCAAGGAGCGCGAGGGCGGAGACAGCACTGTCACCGTGCTGACCGCGGGCCCGGAGCGCGCCACCGAGGCGATCCGTAAGGCGCTGTCCATGGGTGCCGACAAGGCTGTACACCTCAAGGACGACGGCCTGCACGGCTCCGACGTGATCCAGACCGGGTGGGCCCTGGCCCGCGCGCTGGGCACCATCGAGGGCACCGAGCTGGTCATCGCCGGTAACGAGGCCACCGACGGCGTCGGCGGTGCGGTCCCGGCCGTGATCGCCGAATACCTGGGCCTGCCGCAGCTCACCCACGTGCGCAAGCTGACCGTCGAGGGCGGCAAGGTCACCGCCGAGCGTGAGACCGACGAGGGCGTGTTCAGCCTCGAAGCCTCGCTGCCGGCCGTGATCAGCGTCAACGAGAAGATCAACGAGCCCCGCTTCCCCTCCTTCAAGGGCATCATGGCCGCGAAGAAGAAGGAAGTCACCGTGCTCACGCTCGCCGAGATCGGCGTGGAAGCCGATGAGGTCGGCGTTGCCAATGCCGGTTCCAAGGTGCTCGCTTCGACCCCGAAGCCGCCGAAGACCGCCGGTGAGAAGGTGGCCGACGAAGGTGACGGCGGCACGAAGATCGCCGAGTACCTGGTCGCTCAGAAATTGATCTAG